Proteins from a single region of Eremothecium gossypii ATCC 10895 chromosome VI, complete sequence:
- the LRO1 gene encoding phospholipid:diacylglycerol acyltransferase (Syntenic homolog of Saccharomyces cerevisiae YNR008W (LRO1)), producing the protein MAMVARKKSKRRSKAGRDEKTKGSSSNTEKVVLCEQPTEEKEVEITVQEVMVDQGKRRWRESRRLMFTLGAVLGLLLALYFGTDVHKQTYEGLDRIVNFETFQDYFVDWKEVVPTNILSLVTDFQLRNTRSASLQDLTTSFAIGRQLQRDHELCDKHPVVMVPGVTSTGIESWGLYKDAECDSEPHFRRRLWGSFYMLKTMVLDKACWLRHVMLDPETGLDPPNYKLRAVQGFEAADFFMAGFWIWNKILQNLGAIGYEPNKMVTAAYDWRLAFLDLERRDRYFSKLKMQVEMMYDATGEKSVLVGHSMGSQIIFYFLKWVEAEGELYGNGGPGWVEKHIDSFVNVAGTLLGVPKAMPALLSGEMKDTIDLNALAMYGLEKFFSRKERLDLLRSWGGIPSMIPKGGNLIWGNMTYSVEDVLHNNTDTYGNFIRFNKPQGPLSSRNLTMEDAIDYIFELAPGWLGRRATDQYSFGYATSPEQMQLNERHHAHWSNPLEVPLPRAPSMKLYCLYGVGNPTERAYVYKEERKISSLNVTIDYESDTPVFFSDGDGTVPVLTHAMCHKWAEGVSPYNPAGINVTIVEMQHQPDRFDIRGGAKSAEHVDVLGRAELNEYILRIAAGHGASIQPRFLTDMADWVARLNFPL; encoded by the coding sequence ATGGCGATGGTCGCGCGAAAGAAGAGCAAGAGACGGTCGAAGGCCGGCCGAGATGAGAAGACTAagggcagcagcagcaacacTGAGAAGGTGGTGTTGTGCGAGCAGCCGACCGAGGAGAAGGAGGTAGAGATCACAGTGCAGGAGGTGATGGTAGATCAGGGCAAGCGGCGGTGGCGGGAGTCGCGGAGGCTGATGTTTACGTTGGGGGCAGTTCTagggctgctgctggcgctgtaCTTCGGGACAGACGTGCATAAGCAGACATACGAGGGCCTGGATCGGATCGTGAACTTTGAGACGTTCCAGGACTATTTCGTGGACTGGAAGGAGGTGGTGCCCACGAACATCCTGTCGCTTGTGACCGACTTCCAGCTGCGGAATACGCGCAGCGCGTCGCTGCAGGACCTGACGACATCGTTTGCGATcgggcggcagctgcagcgggaCCACGAGCTCTGCGACAAGCACCCGGTGGTGATGGTGCCGGGAGTGACTTCGACGGGCATTGAGTCGTGGGGCTTGTACAAGGACGCAGAGTGCGACAGCGAGCCGCACTTCCGCAGGCGCCTTTGGGGCTCGTTTTACATGCTGAAGACGATGGTGCTGGACAAGGCTTGCTGGCTGCGGCATGTGATGCTGGACCCCGAGACCGGCCTGGACCCGCCCAACTACAAGCTCCGCGCGGTGCAGGGCTTCGAGGCTGCGGACTTCTTCATGGCCGGCTTCTGGATATGGAACAAGATCCTGCAGAACCTGGGGGCGATAGGGTACGAGCCCAACAAGATGGTCACTGCCGCGTACGATTGGCGGCTTGCGTTCCTCGACCTGGAGCGCCGGGACCGCTACTTCTCCAAGCTCAAAATGCAGGTGGAGATGATGTACGACGCGACGGGGGAGAAGAGCGTGCTGGTGGGCCACTCGATGGGGTCCCAGATCATCTTCTACTTTCTCAAGTGGGTCGAGGCCGAGGGCGAGCTCTACGGCAACGGCGGCCCCGGCTGGGTTGAGAAGCACATCGACTCCTTCGTCAACGTCGCCGGGACGCTGCTGGGCGTGCCCAAGGCAATGCCGGCCCTGCTCAGCGGCGAGATGAAAGACACCATAGACCTCAACGCGCTGGCCATGTACGGGCTCGAGAAGTTCTTCAGTCGCAAAGAGCGCCTCGACCTGCTGCGCTCCTGGGGCGGCATCCCGTCCATGATCCCCAAGGGCGGCAACCTAATATGGGGTAACATGACCTACTCAGTGGAGGACGTGCTCCACAACAACACCGACACATACGGCAACTTCATCCGCTTCAACAAGCCGCAGGGCCCGCTCTCCAGCCGGAACCTCACCATGGAGGACGCAATCGACTACATCTTCGAGCTCGCTCCCGGCTGGCTGGGCCGCCGCGCCACCGACCAGTATTCCTTCGGCTACGCCACGTCCCCCGAGCAGATGCAGCTCAATGAGCGCCACCACGCCCACTGGTCCAACCCGCTCGAGGTCCCGCTCCCCCGCGCGCCCAGCATGAAGCTCTACTGCCTCTACGGCGTCGGCAACCCCACCGAGCGCGCCTACGTCTACAAGGAGGAGCGCAAGATCTCCTCGCTCAATGTCACCATCGACTACGAGAGCGACACGCCTGTTTTCTTCAGCGACGGCGACGGCACCGTCCCCGTCCTCACCCACGCCATGTGCCACAAGTGGGCCGAGGGCGTCTCCCCCTACAACCCCGCCGGCATCAACGTCACTATCGTTGAGATGCAGCACCAGCCCGACCGCTTCGACAtccgcggcggcgccaaGAGCGCAGAGCACGTCGACGTCCTCGGCCGCGCAGAGCTCAACGAGTACATTCTCCGCATTGCCGCCGGCCACGGCGCGTCGATTCAGCCCCGCTTTCTCACCGACATGGCAGACTGGGTCGCGCGTTTGAACTTTCCGCTCTAG
- the ERG2 gene encoding C-8 sterol isomerase ERG2 (Syntenic homolog of Saccharomyces cerevisiae YMR202W (ERG2)) encodes MRYLRIGAVIAAVGYVMNAALYSWLPRNYMFDPHTLNRICNTVIAKHNARGAVAPRALLQDVRDALAAHYGEEYINRYVEDEWVFNNAGGAMGQMLILHASVSEYLILFGTAVGTEGHTGVHFADDYFTILHGEQSAALPHALEPEVYTPGMTHHLRMGHAKQYAMPSGSFALELAQGWIPCMLPFGFLDTFSSTLDVYTLARTVQLTARDMFKNLVYNFKF; translated from the coding sequence ATGAGGTACCTGCGAATTGGCGCGGTAATTGCCGCTGTGGGCTATGTGATGAACGCTGCGCTGTACAGCTGGCTTCCAAGGAACTACATGTTCGACCCCCACACGCTGAACCGCATCTGCAATACGGTGATCGCGAAACACAacgcgcgcggcgcggtagcgccgcgggcgctgctgcaggacgTGCGCGACGCGCTCGCGGCGCACTACGGGGAGGAGTACATCAACCGGTACGTGGAGGACGAGTGGGTGTTCAACAACGCGGGCGGCGCTATGGGGCAGATGCTGATTCTGCACGCGTCTGTGAGCGAGTACCTGATTCTGTTCGGCACGGCCGTGGGCACGGAGGGCCACACGGGCGTGCACTTTGCGGATGACTACTTCACGATCCTGCACGGGGAGCAGAGCGCGGCACTGCCACACGCGCTGGAGCCGGAGGTGTACACGCCGGGTATGACGCATCACCTGCGCATGGGCCACGCGAAGCAGTACGCGATGCCGTCGGGCTCTTTTGCGCTGGAGCTGGCACAGGGGTGGATCCCGTGCATGCTGCCGTTCGGTTTTCTGGACACGTTCAGCAGCACACTCGACGTGTACACTCTGGCGCGCACCGTGCAGCTGACAGCGCGCGACATGTTCAAGAACTTGGTGTACAATTTCAAGTTTTAG
- the NRM1 gene encoding Nrm1p (Syntenic homolog of Saccharomyces cerevisiae YNR009W (NRM1)), producing the protein MVARQSSAHTRAQTIGMRSPLRELSGSQINQRRRDRAAKERAAPAWGAGTPRSPRGRAAGRPPSPRPALLATPDSDGAQPGSPRARQQLHAMKVRLQLAYYKYRTNQAHLNFHQLKQRYQCVKPRTLACTAALRTPVKVSGAGPSPTSTPTSVKAAKSLLQLFSASAAAPTEHIH; encoded by the coding sequence ATGGTCGCGCGCCAGAGCTCCGCACACACGCGGGCACAGACCATCGGCATGAGAAGCCCGCTGAGAGAACTGAGTGGCTCGCAGATAAACCAGCGGCGCCGCGACAGGGCCGCCAAGGAGCGGGCCGCCCCGGCGTGGGGCGCGGGTACGCCGCGTAGCccgcgcgggcgcgccgccggccggccgccgtccccgcggcccgcgctgctggcCACGCCGGACTCGGACGGTGCGCAGCCCGgctcgccgcgcgcgcgccagcagctgcacgccATGAAGGTCCGGCTGCAGCTCGCCTACTACAAGTACCGCACGAACCAGGCCCACCTGAACTTCCACCAGCTCAAGCAGCGCTACCAGTGCGTCAAGCCGCGCACGTTGGCCTGCACCGCGGCCCTGCGCACGCCCGTCAAGGTCTCGGGTGCGGGGCCCTCGCCCACCTCGACGCCTACCTCCGTGAAGGCCGCCAAGTCGCTCCTCCAGCTGTTCAGCGCgagcgctgcggcgccCACCGAGCACATCCACTag